A stretch of the Tardiphaga sp. 709 genome encodes the following:
- a CDS encoding cbb3-type cytochrome oxidase subunit 3 has translation MRAILTVENFASNLVLTFWTPVFVGIFIAILTYALWPRNKAMFDAAARQPLRED, from the coding sequence ATGCGCGCAATCCTGACCGTCGAGAACTTCGCGTCGAACCTCGTCCTCACATTCTGGACGCCGGTCTTCGTCGGAATCTTCATCGCAATTCTGACCTACGCCTTGTGGCCCCGCAACAAGGCGATGTTTGACGCGGCTGCGCGTCAGCCGTTGCGAGAGGATTGA
- the ccoP gene encoding cytochrome-c oxidase, cbb3-type subunit III encodes MSDHEGEFDKATGKTTTGHSWDGIKELNTPLPRWWVMTFYLTIVWAIGYWVVYPSWPLVQSYATGVMGYSSRADVAIDLANLEKIRGGKMAALGAAPLAEIEKDPALLALGRARGRVVFGDNCAPCHGTGATGAKGFPNLNDDDWLWGGTLEQIEKTIQFGARSAHAESHEGSMLAFGRDGMLKKPEIETVANYVRSLSGLPTAKGYDANAGQKLFADNCASCHGDAGKGNPDMGAPNLTDNIWLYGADEATVVETITNGRNGVMPAWIGRLDPATIKALTVYVHSLGGGQ; translated from the coding sequence ATGAGCGATCACGAAGGCGAATTCGACAAGGCTACCGGCAAGACCACCACAGGTCACTCCTGGGACGGCATCAAGGAGCTCAACACGCCGCTGCCGCGCTGGTGGGTGATGACTTTCTATCTCACCATCGTTTGGGCGATCGGCTATTGGGTCGTGTATCCGTCCTGGCCGCTGGTGCAGAGCTACGCGACGGGCGTCATGGGCTATTCGTCACGCGCGGATGTCGCCATCGATCTCGCCAATCTTGAGAAGATCCGCGGAGGCAAGATGGCGGCGCTCGGCGCTGCACCGCTCGCGGAAATCGAGAAGGATCCGGCGCTGCTGGCACTGGGGCGCGCCAGAGGCCGTGTGGTGTTCGGTGACAATTGCGCGCCGTGTCACGGCACTGGTGCGACCGGTGCCAAGGGCTTCCCCAACCTGAACGATGACGACTGGCTGTGGGGCGGCACACTGGAGCAGATCGAGAAGACCATCCAGTTCGGCGCGCGTTCCGCCCATGCGGAATCGCATGAAGGATCGATGCTGGCCTTCGGCCGCGACGGCATGTTGAAGAAGCCGGAGATCGAGACGGTTGCGAACTACGTGCGCTCACTGTCGGGATTGCCGACGGCCAAGGGTTACGACGCCAATGCCGGCCAGAAGCTGTTCGCCGACAACTGCGCCTCGTGTCACGGCGACGCCGGCAAGGGAAATCCCGACATGGGTGCGCCGAACCTGACCGACAATATCTGGCTCTACGGGGCGGATGAGGCGACCGTCGTCGAAACCATCACCAATGGCCGCAACGGCGTGATGCCGGCCTGGATCGGCCGTCTCGATCCAGCGACCATCAAGGCGCTGACGGTCTATGTTCACTCGCTGGGGGGTGGACAATAA
- a CDS encoding FAD-binding protein, with the protein MTSSSPVTSVPIHLESDVLVIGAGGAGMYAALEAAKNGASVILADRSLIGRGGATVMAQMTVAAALGEQTSDHWEHHFADTLAAGRGLCDERLAALLCEDGPQRLREMDAWKVGWAREDGHIKQAQAPGHDRPRCAYVDFLSTGPAVSRTLRTQLNNANGIRRIGDLTIVDIALRDGEACGATALHLPTGQAVTLAAKAVVIATGGLTGLYRRNSASSNMGGDGYALALRAGAELIDMEFVQFFPIGHLAPRLVGMDPIMWDPFRYKLGGKLLNSEMREFEEDYATRDKRSDGTYVLTRDLATYAITKEVEAGRGSPAGGAYLSFQHVPEAEIRKAFGPVVDRLAENGIDLAQRPVEVAPIAHYHMGGIRVDEMMQTGVPGLFACGEAVGGANGANRLSGNAITEAFVFGARAGRSAAERANASMWSADAAKPAIDLLRSASKRDAPNPAAVIVKLQAVMADDVGPFRTDAKLRSAISAIAQLKADIGDTPFASAENFDPVLADWLDLRNMLAVAQSVAVPALARTESRGAHQRDDHLGLDDAWSVNQVVALSGSDMTLRKVVPTTGKAAA; encoded by the coding sequence ATGACATCATCTTCTCCCGTGACCTCGGTTCCCATCCATCTCGAATCCGACGTTCTCGTCATCGGCGCGGGAGGTGCGGGCATGTATGCCGCGCTGGAAGCCGCCAAGAACGGCGCTTCTGTAATCCTTGCCGATCGCAGCCTGATTGGGCGCGGCGGCGCGACCGTCATGGCGCAGATGACGGTGGCGGCGGCGCTCGGCGAGCAGACGTCAGATCACTGGGAACATCACTTCGCCGATACGCTCGCGGCCGGCCGCGGGCTCTGTGATGAGCGCCTTGCTGCGTTGTTGTGTGAAGATGGTCCGCAGCGGCTGCGCGAGATGGATGCGTGGAAGGTCGGCTGGGCGCGCGAGGACGGCCATATCAAACAGGCGCAGGCGCCGGGCCATGATCGGCCGCGCTGCGCCTATGTGGATTTTCTCTCGACGGGCCCCGCGGTGTCGAGGACGCTGCGCACGCAACTGAATAATGCGAACGGCATTCGCCGCATCGGCGATCTCACTATCGTGGACATTGCTCTGCGTGACGGCGAAGCCTGCGGCGCGACGGCCCTGCATCTGCCGACCGGGCAGGCAGTGACGCTCGCGGCGAAGGCCGTGGTGATCGCGACAGGCGGGCTCACCGGTCTCTATCGGCGTAACAGTGCGTCGTCGAATATGGGCGGCGACGGTTATGCACTGGCACTCCGCGCCGGTGCCGAACTGATCGACATGGAATTCGTGCAGTTCTTCCCGATTGGCCATCTCGCGCCGCGCCTCGTTGGCATGGATCCGATCATGTGGGACCCGTTCCGCTACAAGCTCGGCGGCAAGCTGCTCAATTCAGAGATGCGCGAATTCGAAGAGGACTATGCAACGCGGGACAAGCGCAGCGACGGCACCTATGTGCTGACGCGTGATCTCGCCACCTATGCGATCACCAAGGAAGTCGAAGCGGGCCGCGGCAGCCCCGCCGGCGGCGCCTATCTGAGCTTCCAGCATGTGCCGGAAGCCGAAATCCGCAAGGCATTCGGGCCGGTGGTGGACCGCCTCGCCGAAAACGGCATCGATCTGGCGCAACGTCCGGTCGAGGTCGCGCCGATCGCGCATTATCATATGGGCGGCATCCGCGTGGACGAGATGATGCAGACCGGCGTGCCCGGACTGTTCGCTTGCGGTGAAGCGGTCGGCGGTGCCAATGGGGCCAATAGGCTGTCGGGCAATGCGATCACCGAGGCCTTTGTGTTCGGCGCGCGGGCAGGCCGCAGCGCCGCGGAGCGCGCAAATGCGTCGATGTGGTCAGCGGATGCGGCGAAGCCGGCAATCGATCTGTTGCGCAGTGCCAGCAAACGTGACGCGCCAAATCCTGCAGCGGTGATCGTAAAACTGCAGGCCGTGATGGCCGATGATGTCGGTCCGTTCCGCACCGATGCGAAATTGCGCTCGGCGATATCAGCCATCGCGCAATTGAAGGCCGATATCGGCGATACACCGTTCGCTTCAGCGGAAAACTTCGATCCCGTGCTGGCCGACTGGCTCGATCTACGCAACATGCTCGCTGTCGCGCAATCGGTTGCCGTACCGGCGCTGGCGCGTACCGAAAGCCGCGGCGCGCATCAGCGCGACGATCATCTGGGTCTCGACGATGCATGGAGCGTCAACCAAGTCGTGGCACTGTCGGGCAGCGACATGACCCTGCGCAAGGTCGTGCCCACCACCGGAAAGGCTGCCGCATGA
- a CDS encoding FixH family protein gives MSTAVAAPRPITGRFVLICLVLFFGMIIGVNVVMIKFALETLPGVEVDSPYTASLAYGNEIEAARGQSSRGWKVGAHVERDAAGDAAVRVEARDRNGNPITGLTFTGRLERPADRRADRPVELVGAGDALYRGRVAELAPGLWDLVLEGEAGGQRMFLSKNRLVLK, from the coding sequence ATGAGCACCGCCGTTGCCGCACCTCGTCCGATCACCGGCCGGTTCGTCCTGATCTGCCTGGTTTTGTTTTTCGGCATGATCATCGGTGTCAATGTCGTCATGATAAAATTCGCGCTGGAGACGCTGCCGGGTGTCGAGGTGGATAGTCCCTATACAGCGAGCCTCGCTTACGGCAACGAGATCGAGGCTGCGCGCGGCCAGAGCAGCCGCGGCTGGAAAGTCGGCGCGCATGTCGAACGCGACGCTGCAGGTGATGCCGCCGTCCGCGTCGAAGCGCGCGACCGCAACGGAAACCCGATCACGGGACTGACCTTCACCGGACGACTCGAGCGGCCGGCGGATCGTCGTGCCGACCGGCCGGTTGAACTGGTCGGGGCCGGCGACGCGCTCTATCGCGGCAGGGTCGCCGAGCTGGCGCCGGGCCTCTGGGATCTGGTGCTCGAAGGTGAGGCCGGCGGACAGCGCATGTTCCTGTCGAAGAACCGTCTCGTGCTGAAATAG
- a CDS encoding GMC family oxidoreductase yields the protein MYDVIVVGGGSAGAAVAARLSENPATRVLLLEAGLDWRAADAPWEVTTANPIPIIHQREFQEKWQWPQLHSRRVAGQDQRFYWRGRGLGGSSMMNGQIAIRGVADAFDEWASLGCTGWSAREIMPLFSVIEDDLDFGDRPGHGRGGPLPVYRAPPATWGPIDKGLRDAALASGYAWCDDVNGPDGEGVACYPINSRDLRRISTNEAYLEPARGHANLEIRGHALVDRVVIKDGQATGVIVHIEGQGTQEISAREIVLCGGSIHSPAILLRSGVGPADELKDMGIAVECDLPVGQNFFDHPLFRTTIKLHDDVAPKDKDTRHTNCCVTYSSSLAEGGKRDMILIAFNHRGIGNPGAIGAGLFNAFSRGTLKLASTDASIDPIVEENMLADPRDMLRMVDAVKRLAVITTQPALAGIADWIRLTDTDMTLPQAAALPTRELEAVLRRDTGDIQHAAGTCRMTGFKDAGGVVNPDGTVKGLKGLRVADASIMPSDCRANTHFTTVVIGEAIARMMMRKSNVASPAVAMAK from the coding sequence ATGTATGATGTGATCGTCGTCGGCGGTGGATCTGCCGGCGCTGCCGTGGCTGCCAGGCTTTCCGAAAATCCCGCTACACGTGTGCTGCTGCTGGAGGCCGGCCTCGACTGGCGCGCGGCGGATGCGCCGTGGGAAGTCACCACGGCGAACCCGATCCCGATCATTCACCAGCGCGAATTCCAGGAAAAGTGGCAGTGGCCGCAGTTGCATTCGCGTCGCGTGGCCGGGCAGGATCAGCGCTTCTACTGGCGCGGCAGGGGTCTCGGTGGTTCCTCGATGATGAACGGCCAGATCGCGATCCGCGGTGTTGCCGACGCATTCGACGAATGGGCGTCGCTGGGTTGCACCGGCTGGTCGGCCAGGGAGATCATGCCGTTGTTCTCGGTGATCGAGGACGATCTCGACTTCGGCGACAGGCCCGGCCATGGTCGCGGCGGTCCGCTGCCGGTCTATCGTGCGCCGCCGGCGACATGGGGGCCGATCGACAAGGGCTTGCGCGATGCTGCGCTGGCCTCGGGCTATGCGTGGTGCGACGACGTCAACGGACCGGATGGCGAAGGCGTTGCCTGCTACCCGATCAACAGCCGCGATCTGCGCCGCATTTCCACCAATGAAGCCTATCTCGAACCGGCGCGCGGTCACGCCAATCTCGAAATTCGCGGTCATGCGCTGGTCGATCGCGTTGTGATCAAGGACGGTCAGGCGACCGGCGTGATCGTCCATATCGAGGGGCAGGGCACGCAGGAAATCAGCGCGCGCGAGATCGTGCTGTGCGGTGGCTCGATCCACAGCCCGGCGATCCTGCTGCGCTCGGGCGTGGGTCCGGCAGACGAGCTGAAGGACATGGGCATTGCCGTAGAATGCGATCTCCCCGTCGGCCAGAATTTCTTCGACCATCCGCTGTTCCGCACCACGATCAAGCTGCATGACGATGTCGCGCCGAAAGACAAGGACACTCGCCACACCAATTGCTGTGTGACCTATTCGTCGAGCCTCGCCGAGGGCGGCAAGCGCGACATGATCCTGATCGCGTTCAATCATCGTGGCATCGGCAATCCTGGTGCCATCGGTGCCGGTCTGTTCAACGCCTTCTCGCGCGGCACGCTGAAGCTCGCATCGACCGATGCGTCGATCGACCCGATCGTCGAGGAGAACATGCTGGCTGACCCCCGCGACATGCTGCGCATGGTCGATGCCGTGAAGCGGCTTGCGGTGATCACCACGCAGCCGGCGCTGGCGGGCATCGCTGACTGGATCCGCCTCACCGATACCGACATGACGCTGCCGCAGGCAGCGGCGCTGCCGACACGCGAGCTCGAAGCCGTGCTGCGCCGTGATACCGGCGACATCCAGCACGCTGCCGGCACCTGCCGCATGACCGGCTTCAAGGACGCGGGCGGCGTGGTCAATCCGGACGGTACCGTGAAGGGCCTCAAGGGCCTGCGCGTCGCCGATGCGTCGATCATGCCGTCGGATTGCCGCGCCAACACGCACTTCACCACCGTGGTGATCGGCGAAGCCATCGCGCGCATGATGATGCGCAAGTCGAATGTAGCGTCGCCCGCCGTGGCGATGGCGAAGTAA
- the ccoG gene encoding cytochrome c oxidase accessory protein CcoG, producing MNKPVAPEEFDYGPLYAAQKKVYPQKVSGRYRNVKWALMAVCLGIYYLLPFVRWNRGPGAPDQAVLVDLPNSRFYFFFIELWPQEVYFFTGLLILAALALFLMNAVGGRVWCGYLCPQTVWTDLFFAVERLIEGDRRERMKKEAEGFTLQRVVELTMKHSIWLLIAWWTGGAWVLYFNDAPTLVRELVTFQAPALAYIWIAILTATTYTLAGWMREQVCLYMCPWPRIQAALTDEWALNVTYKTDRGEQRTSLKKAAELRALGQPAGDCIDCYQCVNVCPVGIDIRNGLQMDCIQCGLCIDACDGVMEKIGRPTRLIGYDTDINIARRKAGKPEIYRIIRPRTVAYVGMIVAVGAVMLYALLNRSLLDINVLHDRNPVAVRLSDGSIRNAYTVRLLNKRGAGRVVTLDVNGPANAAVHVVGMDAVSSGRPEIVLGRDQTTELRVLVTAPAAINSEKSIPLVMRVTDSAHGDMASATDHFVAP from the coding sequence ATGAACAAGCCCGTTGCGCCAGAGGAATTCGACTACGGCCCGCTCTATGCGGCGCAGAAGAAGGTCTATCCGCAGAAGGTCTCCGGCAGGTATCGCAACGTCAAATGGGCGCTGATGGCGGTCTGCCTTGGCATTTATTATCTGCTGCCCTTCGTGCGTTGGAATCGCGGTCCCGGTGCCCCCGATCAGGCAGTGCTGGTCGATCTGCCGAACAGTCGCTTCTATTTCTTTTTCATCGAGCTATGGCCGCAGGAAGTGTATTTCTTCACCGGCCTGCTGATCCTTGCAGCCCTCGCGCTGTTTTTGATGAATGCCGTCGGTGGCCGCGTCTGGTGCGGCTATCTCTGTCCGCAGACAGTCTGGACTGACTTGTTCTTCGCTGTCGAGCGCCTGATTGAAGGCGACCGCCGCGAGCGGATGAAGAAGGAGGCCGAAGGGTTCACGCTGCAGCGTGTTGTCGAGCTGACGATGAAGCATTCGATCTGGCTTCTGATCGCGTGGTGGACCGGCGGCGCCTGGGTGCTCTATTTCAACGACGCGCCGACGCTGGTGAGGGAACTCGTCACCTTCCAGGCGCCGGCGCTGGCTTATATCTGGATCGCGATCCTGACGGCGACGACCTACACGCTGGCGGGCTGGATGCGCGAGCAGGTCTGTCTCTATATGTGCCCGTGGCCGCGCATCCAGGCGGCGCTGACCGACGAGTGGGCGCTCAATGTCACCTACAAGACCGATCGCGGCGAGCAGCGCACCTCGCTGAAGAAGGCGGCCGAGCTGCGCGCGCTCGGCCAGCCTGCAGGCGACTGCATCGACTGCTATCAGTGCGTCAACGTCTGCCCGGTCGGCATCGATATCCGCAACGGCCTGCAGATGGATTGCATCCAGTGCGGATTGTGTATCGACGCCTGCGACGGCGTGATGGAAAAGATCGGCCGACCGACCCGGCTGATCGGCTACGACACCGACATCAACATTGCCAGGCGCAAGGCGGGCAAGCCGGAGATTTATCGTATTATCCGGCCGCGTACGGTGGCCTATGTCGGCATGATTGTCGCTGTCGGTGCGGTGATGCTCTACGCGCTGCTGAACCGCTCGCTGCTCGACATCAACGTGCTGCACGATCGCAATCCGGTCGCCGTGCGCCTCAGCGACGGTTCGATCCGCAATGCCTATACGGTGCGGCTGCTCAACAAGCGCGGTGCCGGCCGCGTGGTTACGCTCGATGTCAACGGGCCGGCCAATGCCGCGGTGCATGTGGTGGGTATGGATGCGGTGTCATCGGGCCGGCCGGAGATCGTGCTGGGCCGCGACCAGACCACCGAGCTGCGCGTATTGGTGACAGCGCCCGCGGCAATCAATTCCGAGAAGTCGATCCCGCTTGTGATGCGCGTCACCGATTCAGCCCATGGCGACATGGCTTCGGCGACCGATCATTTCGTTGCACCGTGA
- a CDS encoding 2Fe-2S iron-sulfur cluster-binding protein, producing the protein MKATLSIQRGALGEVPHQDTFDIPFEHGQSILDGLRAVRRSMDPSLAFRFSCINANACKECMMLIDGKVDYACTVRLKEGMTTLAPLPKKALIRDLVTEIAPPDERLMLRS; encoded by the coding sequence ATGAAGGCGACACTCAGCATTCAGCGCGGTGCTCTCGGCGAAGTACCGCATCAGGACACGTTCGATATTCCCTTCGAGCACGGCCAGTCCATCCTCGACGGCCTGCGCGCGGTGCGCCGCAGCATGGATCCCTCGCTGGCGTTTCGCTTCTCCTGCATCAATGCCAATGCGTGCAAGGAATGCATGATGCTGATCGACGGCAAGGTCGATTACGCCTGCACCGTTCGGCTCAAAGAGGGAATGACGACGCTGGCGCCGCTGCCGAAAAAGGCGCTAATTCGCGATCTCGTCACCGAAATCGCACCGCCTGATGAACGGCTGATGCTGCGGTCCTGA
- a CDS encoding MarR family winged helix-turn-helix transcriptional regulator produces MPQAKPRRDKPIHKPWPLAQRPGFLIRRLHQIHVALFQEACSAFEMTPLQYSLLSALAARGTADQTSLAADIALDRTTTTGALKRLEARRLVERPVSDDDRRARVCRLTPAGAALLDKIETAAREAHRATLGNLTKTEQTAFIAMMQRIVAANSSRDGAADLSD; encoded by the coding sequence TTGCCCCAGGCCAAGCCGCGCCGTGACAAGCCCATCCACAAGCCCTGGCCGCTGGCCCAGCGACCGGGGTTTTTGATCAGACGGCTACACCAGATCCATGTTGCGCTGTTCCAGGAAGCCTGCAGTGCCTTCGAGATGACGCCACTCCAGTATAGCCTGCTGTCTGCATTGGCGGCGCGGGGAACGGCCGATCAAACCAGCTTAGCTGCTGATATTGCTCTGGATCGCACGACGACCACGGGCGCGCTGAAGCGACTCGAAGCACGCAGGCTGGTCGAGCGCCCGGTCAGCGACGACGACCGCCGCGCCCGCGTCTGCCGGCTCACACCGGCCGGTGCAGCCCTGCTCGACAAGATCGAGACCGCCGCACGCGAGGCGCACCGCGCCACGCTCGGTAACCTCACCAAGACGGAACAGACTGCGTTTATTGCCATGATGCAGCGCATTGTCGCAGCGAACAGCAGCCGCGACGGAGCCGCTGATCTATCGGATTGA
- the ccoS gene encoding cbb3-type cytochrome oxidase assembly protein CcoS has translation MQSLIVLVPLALALGLLGLWAFMWSLRSGQFDDLDGAGWRAILDDDPPVKKPGDPL, from the coding sequence ATGCAGTCCCTCATCGTCCTCGTGCCGTTGGCACTCGCGCTCGGGCTGCTTGGCCTGTGGGCCTTTATGTGGTCGCTGAGATCAGGGCAATTCGACGATCTCGACGGCGCCGGCTGGCGCGCCATTCTTGATGACGATCCGCCTGTGAAGAAGCCCGGTGATCCCCTCTGA
- a CDS encoding amidohydrolase/deacetylase family metallohydrolase, protein MSVTASFDLLLRGGRVIDPAAGIDGLKDVAIRNGKIAAVQSDILPTSAKEVVDVTGKLVLPGMIDTHAHVYQYVSGRFGMQPDMVGVQSGVTTLIDQGGPSCMTLPGFRHFIAEPAKSRVYAFLSAYLVGGLEGHFYPNLYSPDGVDIDATVKSAVANRDLVRGIKAHAEIGGFARWGIRVMEMAAEIGKRAELPVYVHFGQLWGLPESGNNGEDVDTILERVIPLLKEGDVLAHPFTRHPGGFVNREGEVHPVIQAAIDRGLKIDVGHGSHFSYRLAKKAIAAGIVPNTLGADIHGYNTEVPAPAGTPDEHEDDENHPFKGQAKFSLVQAMSSMISLGLTLEQVVPMVTSNPAKMIGLSDKIGSLKVGMDADVSVLVEKPGRYILRDNENTEVISNGLLQPAFCLRAGTRFDPIAPILPQAVAA, encoded by the coding sequence ATGTCTGTTACTGCCTCATTCGACCTGCTGTTGCGCGGTGGTCGCGTTATCGATCCCGCAGCCGGCATCGACGGCCTCAAGGATGTCGCCATTCGCAACGGCAAGATTGCCGCGGTGCAGTCCGATATTTTGCCGACCAGCGCGAAGGAAGTGGTGGATGTGACCGGCAAGCTGGTGCTGCCGGGCATGATCGATACCCATGCGCACGTCTATCAGTATGTCAGCGGTCGTTTCGGCATGCAGCCGGATATGGTCGGCGTGCAGTCCGGCGTCACTACGCTGATCGATCAGGGCGGCCCGTCCTGCATGACGCTGCCCGGCTTTCGTCACTTCATCGCCGAGCCCGCGAAATCGCGCGTCTATGCGTTTCTGTCGGCCTATCTCGTCGGCGGTCTCGAAGGGCATTTCTATCCCAACCTCTACAGCCCCGATGGTGTCGATATCGATGCGACCGTGAAGTCTGCCGTCGCCAATCGCGATCTCGTTCGCGGCATCAAGGCCCATGCGGAAATCGGCGGCTTCGCGCGGTGGGGCATTCGCGTGATGGAAATGGCGGCCGAAATCGGCAAGCGCGCTGAACTGCCGGTTTACGTGCATTTCGGCCAGCTCTGGGGTCTGCCGGAGTCAGGCAATAATGGCGAGGACGTCGATACGATTCTGGAGCGTGTGATCCCGCTGCTCAAGGAAGGCGATGTGCTCGCGCACCCGTTCACGCGGCATCCCGGCGGCTTCGTCAATCGCGAAGGCGAGGTGCATCCGGTGATCCAGGCGGCGATCGATCGTGGCCTGAAGATCGATGTGGGACATGGCAGCCACTTCTCCTATCGCCTCGCCAAGAAGGCGATTGCTGCCGGCATCGTGCCGAATACTCTCGGCGCCGACATCCATGGTTACAACACGGAGGTGCCTGCGCCTGCCGGCACGCCGGATGAGCACGAGGATGACGAGAACCATCCGTTCAAGGGCCAGGCCAAGTTCAGCCTGGTGCAGGCGATGAGTTCGATGATTTCGCTCGGCCTCACGCTAGAACAAGTGGTGCCGATGGTAACGTCGAACCCGGCCAAGATGATCGGCCTGTCCGACAAGATCGGCTCGCTCAAGGTCGGCATGGATGCCGATGTCTCGGTGCTCGTCGAAAAGCCCGGTCGTTACATCCTGCGCGACAACGAGAATACCGAGGTGATTTCGAACGGCCTGCTGCAGCCGGCCTTTTGCCTGCGCGCGGGCACCCGCTTCGATCCGATCGCTCCGATCCTTCCTCAGGCCGTTGCGGCCTGA
- the ccoO gene encoding cytochrome-c oxidase, cbb3-type subunit II, which yields MSFWSRHQIFEKNSIVLIVGIILVIAIGGIVEIAPLFYLKSTIETVEGMRPYTPLELAGRNVYVREGCYLCHSQMVRPLRDEVERYGHYSLAAESMYDHPFQWGSKRTGPDLARVGAKYSDEWHVTHLSNPRAIVPQSVMPSYKFLAETFVNTENVADHLRTNRAVGVPYSDDQIAHAVADLKTQADPDNGDTDALLKRYPKSVARNFDGKPGLPTEMDALVAYLQMLGTLVDFKLYNEKANLR from the coding sequence ATGTCTTTCTGGAGCCGGCACCAAATCTTCGAGAAGAACTCGATCGTCCTGATCGTGGGTATCATTCTCGTCATCGCCATTGGTGGCATCGTCGAGATCGCGCCGTTGTTCTATCTCAAGAGCACCATCGAGACGGTCGAGGGCATGCGGCCTTACACGCCGCTCGAACTCGCGGGGCGCAACGTCTATGTCCGCGAGGGCTGCTATCTCTGCCACTCGCAGATGGTGCGGCCGCTGCGCGACGAGGTCGAGCGCTACGGGCACTATTCGCTCGCGGCGGAGAGCATGTATGACCATCCGTTCCAGTGGGGTTCGAAGCGCACCGGGCCTGATCTTGCCCGTGTCGGCGCCAAGTATTCCGACGAATGGCACGTCACGCATCTGAGCAATCCGCGCGCCATCGTGCCGCAATCGGTGATGCCGTCCTACAAGTTCCTGGCGGAGACGTTTGTGAACACCGAGAACGTCGCCGATCATCTGCGCACCAACCGCGCTGTGGGTGTGCCCTACAGCGACGACCAGATCGCCCATGCGGTGGCGGACCTGAAGACCCAGGCCGATCCCGACAATGGCGATACCGACGCGCTGCTCAAGCGCTATCCGAAATCGGTCGCACGTAACTTCGACGGCAAGCCGGGTCTGCCCACCGAGATGGATGCACTGGTCGCCTATCTGCAGATGCTGGGCACGCTGGTCGATTTCAAACTCTACAACGAAAAAGCAAACCTCCGCTGA
- a CDS encoding M20 family metallopeptidase, producing MSNTTETRITEWLASQKQPMIDLLRDVVNIDSGSFDKQGVDAVGARFEQHFAEYGIETWREPHDVYGDAVHGLISKPGSNEKPILLMGHRDTVFPKGEVAKRPFTIEGNLAHGPGVADMKAGVVINVFVAAALKKFDAAPCPIKLLITGDEEIASRSSRPIIEREGRAARAVYNSEPGRPTGNITTGRKGGVFMRFEVFGKAAHSGNNFAVGISAIGELAHKIVQIHALTDMDKGITLNVGLVSGGQSVNTTAPHAEGEIDFRYIDPADRATIMDAIETIIATSTVPGTTAKLHINGEFLPLVQDAAAKAMFGAYQAAAVDSGLTTLTGEFAGGCADSGFTASVGTPTLCGLGPVGGNVHTDLEWLDIESIVPRAQTLARAILRTEM from the coding sequence ATGTCGAACACCACCGAAACCCGGATCACCGAATGGCTGGCCTCGCAAAAGCAGCCGATGATCGACCTGCTGCGCGACGTCGTGAATATCGATTCCGGCTCCTTCGACAAGCAAGGCGTCGACGCCGTCGGTGCTCGTTTCGAGCAGCACTTCGCCGAGTATGGCATCGAAACCTGGCGCGAGCCCCATGACGTCTATGGCGACGCGGTGCATGGGCTGATCAGCAAGCCGGGCAGCAACGAGAAGCCGATTCTGCTGATGGGCCATCGCGATACCGTGTTTCCGAAAGGCGAAGTCGCCAAGCGTCCCTTCACGATCGAAGGCAATCTTGCCCATGGGCCGGGTGTGGCCGACATGAAGGCCGGCGTCGTCATCAATGTGTTCGTTGCTGCGGCGCTGAAGAAATTCGATGCGGCGCCATGCCCGATCAAGCTCTTGATCACCGGCGACGAGGAGATCGCATCGCGTTCGTCGCGGCCGATCATCGAGCGCGAGGGTCGTGCGGCACGCGCGGTCTATAATTCGGAGCCGGGGCGTCCGACCGGGAATATCACTACCGGCCGCAAGGGCGGCGTGTTCATGCGCTTCGAGGTGTTCGGCAAGGCTGCGCATTCCGGCAATAACTTTGCGGTGGGCATCAGCGCCATCGGCGAGCTCGCGCATAAGATCGTGCAGATTCATGCGCTGACGGACATGGACAAGGGCATCACGCTGAATGTCGGCTTGGTGTCGGGCGGCCAGTCGGTCAACACCACGGCGCCCCATGCGGAAGGCGAGATCGATTTCCGTTACATCGATCCGGCCGATCGTGCGACCATCATGGACGCGATTGAAACGATCATTGCGACGTCGACCGTGCCGGGCACAACGGCAAAGCTGCACATCAACGGCGAATTCCTGCCGCTGGTGCAGGACGCGGCCGCCAAGGCGATGTTCGGAGCCTATCAGGCTGCTGCTGTCGACTCGGGCCTCACCACGCTGACCGGCGAATTTGCAGGCGGCTGTGCGGATTCAGGTTTCACCGCCAGCGTTGGCACGCCGACATTGTGCGGGCTCGGCCCGGTCGGCGGCAATGTTCATACCGATCTGGAGTGGCTGGATATTGAGAGTATCGTTCCGCGTGCACAGACGCTGGCGCGGGCGATCCTGCGCACGGAGATGTGA